From Pseudomonas poae, the proteins below share one genomic window:
- a CDS encoding caspase family protein, producing MRPLAPLALALLLTACGDGESLLPPDARLPDGGRYRGDVVNGLLQGQGRVDYPNGSWYAGQFDKGQWHGQGEWHGSNGEVYKGQFQQGLFDGQGSLTTAGSHYVGGFKNGRRNGEGTLKEGQMTYRGEFKDDQYSGLGRLELADGSQYQGQFAHGKPNGEGQRNDDSGNQFSGHFVDGQLEGNGTFNSADGDIYVGQFKQNQLNGKGRYENADGDVWIGQFKEGALSGKGELIGVDGSHYVGQFADWRFTGEGRLNLTDGSFYIGGFDSDSYQGKGTLVLTDGTVQAGTWVNGMRVRDADGKLLPDPLEIGVLAQGRLLDAALAAVPASTPAVELYTLVLAGDGKQSVFLREADYVSNMLATRFGARGQVRLVNHRDHVADRPMATRESLRRAVQTLAERTGPEDLVFIYLTSHGTHEHELVLDQPRMELADLPADELAAVLTPLKNRDKIIVISACYSGGFIPALKDERTLIMTASRADRVSFGCSEEADFTYFGDALFAQAFNQTDDLQQAFKLAQLHVTEREQADNFEASEPQIWAPKGVIAHWQLLRKQQARKALESVSMNSKEAKGN from the coding sequence ATGCGCCCACTCGCCCCCCTTGCCCTTGCCCTGTTGCTCACCGCTTGCGGAGATGGCGAATCGCTGTTGCCGCCCGATGCGCGCCTGCCCGATGGCGGGCGCTACCGTGGCGATGTGGTCAATGGCTTGCTGCAAGGCCAGGGCCGCGTCGACTACCCCAACGGCAGCTGGTACGCCGGGCAGTTCGACAAAGGCCAGTGGCATGGCCAGGGCGAATGGCATGGCAGCAATGGCGAAGTCTATAAAGGCCAGTTCCAGCAGGGCCTGTTCGACGGCCAGGGCAGCCTGACCACAGCCGGCAGCCATTATGTAGGCGGGTTCAAGAACGGTCGGCGCAACGGCGAAGGCACCCTCAAAGAGGGGCAGATGACCTATCGCGGCGAGTTCAAGGACGACCAGTACTCCGGCCTCGGCCGCCTCGAACTGGCCGACGGCAGCCAGTACCAGGGCCAGTTCGCCCACGGCAAGCCGAATGGCGAAGGCCAGCGCAACGACGACAGCGGCAACCAGTTCAGCGGCCACTTCGTGGATGGCCAGCTGGAAGGCAACGGCACATTCAACAGCGCAGACGGCGACATCTATGTCGGCCAGTTCAAACAGAACCAGCTCAACGGCAAGGGCCGCTACGAAAACGCTGACGGCGATGTGTGGATCGGCCAGTTCAAGGAGGGCGCGCTGAGCGGCAAGGGCGAGTTGATCGGCGTGGACGGCAGCCATTACGTCGGCCAGTTCGCCGACTGGCGCTTTACCGGCGAAGGCCGCCTGAACCTCACCGACGGCAGCTTCTATATCGGCGGCTTCGACAGCGACAGCTACCAGGGCAAAGGCACGCTTGTGCTCACCGATGGCACCGTGCAGGCCGGCACGTGGGTCAACGGCATGCGCGTGCGTGACGCCGACGGCAAGCTGCTGCCCGACCCGCTGGAAATCGGCGTACTGGCCCAGGGCCGCTTGCTCGATGCCGCGCTTGCCGCTGTGCCCGCTTCCACCCCCGCCGTAGAGCTGTACACCCTGGTGCTGGCCGGTGACGGTAAACAAAGCGTGTTCCTGCGCGAAGCCGATTACGTCAGCAATATGCTCGCCACCCGCTTCGGCGCCCGTGGGCAGGTTCGCCTGGTCAACCACCGCGACCATGTCGCCGACCGTCCGATGGCCACCCGCGAGAGCCTGCGTCGCGCCGTGCAAACCCTGGCCGAACGCACGGGGCCGGAAGACCTGGTGTTTATCTACCTGACCAGCCACGGCACCCACGAGCATGAACTGGTGCTGGACCAGCCGCGCATGGAGCTGGCCGACCTGCCGGCCGATGAGCTGGCGGCCGTGCTTACGCCACTGAAAAACCGCGACAAGATCATCGTGATTTCCGCCTGCTATTCCGGCGGGTTCATCCCCGCGCTCAAAGACGAGCGCACGCTGATCATGACCGCCTCACGGGCCGACCGCGTGTCCTTCGGTTGCTCCGAAGAGGCCGACTTCACCTACTTCGGCGACGCCCTCTTCGCCCAAGCCTTCAACCAGACCGATGACCTGCAGCAAGCCTTCAAGCTGGCGCAGCTGCATGTGACCGAACGCGAACAGGCGGACAACTTCGAAGCCTCCGAGCCGCAGATCTGGGCCCCTAAAGGCGTGATCGCCCACTGGCAACTATTACGCAAGCAGCAGGCACGAAAGGCGCTCGAAAGCGTCTCAATGAATAGCAAGGAAGCCAAAGGCAACTAA